The DNA window GGTTTGCGTAGAACTCGGCGAGGGTTGCAACCTGACGCGGATGGACCTGACGCCAGTCGCTCGGAATCCAGCACTTCGATTGCCGATGAGGGCGATCCGGGGTGTTCGGCCCCTTGCGCTTGACGCTCCCATAGAGCGCGCAGAGACGGGCCGGATTCCGAACCGAGCGGTCGAACTCCACCACGTCGTCACTGAACTCGGCGTGGAGCCCGGCATAGATGGCCTTCAGCATTTCGGTCGTCTCCCCAGAATTGGGGAGAGCCGTTCGATACTGCACATGCCAGCCGTTCCCCGACATCGCCATCAGCGGCGCCGGCCAATCCATCAACGCCAGACGATCCCGTAACCCCTTCGCCCTGATCTCCGCTTCCGCCAATTCGGCATCCGTGCTGGATGTTCCTTTTGGGCGAGCCGGATCAAAATCGAAGAACAGCCGGGTGTAGCGGGTCACCAGTGCGTCGGTGGTGCGCAGTTTGCGATGAGGATCTACCTGTCTCTCTTGGGCGAGATAGGCGAGCAATCCCGGATGATCGATCCGGTTGAGCGTGGTGAAGAGATTGCCTGACCGCGCCCATTCCCGTGCCTGGGCGAGGACGACATCCGAGCGGTTATCCCAGCCGATCTCGCGGGGCGCCTTGTCCATTTGGCAGATTTCGACCCAGCCCGCGTCATGCGACAGCCACTGTAGGTAAATCTCGGTGGGGGTCGGTTTCATCGCATCACCCCCAGATCAAGGCCGTTTTTGTCCTGAGCGGGAAAATCGTTTTTTCGGCTCGGGGCGCCCTGGGGGGATAGAGGATGAGGCTTAGGAACAGGAAGAGGATTAGGACCGGCATCGGCTCCCCCATCACATGCCCCATCGGATGCCCCATGCCATGCCCCATCGGGCAAGAGCCGATAATGACGCTGGAATTCCAGAATCAGCGGGGTATCGGGCAGGGCTTCCAGGTGCAGGCGGATGGTCTTCATCCGCGTGTCGCCTGCCTTCCATGCCGATGAAACCTGATGGCCCATCATGGATCGAATCCAGATCACGCAGGCGTTGCGGTCATAGCGACAAAACCCCTCGCGCTCCAGAATCTCGACATCGGCGAGGAATCGACCCTCGGTGATGTGAAGCTCGTTGGCGGCCATCCCCGGAGAGAGGTAGTAGATCCCCGCCATGTGAGAATGAGGGCAGGCGGTGAGATAGATCGCGGTGAAAGCGACCTCGCGCCCGTGATCCCTGGTCAGCCGTTGGCCGGTGCCCGCAATGAAGAATCGCGACTTGATGATGCTGGTGTTACGCATGGCCGTTGCCCTCCATGGTCTCCGGGAACCGCGCGGTGTAGCGTTCCAGCGCCTTGCGAAGTTCGGAAATCAGCGTCTTGGCGTCCGACGCCAGGAGGGCCGAATCCACCCGGTAGAGGATGCCAATCGATCCCGTGACCTGGTGGGCGGCGTGCATCGCATCCTTGGCGGTAGGGCCTTTTGCCGCTGGCGCCGGGGGTGCCTGGTCCGCCTTCAGCTTCGCCGTGGTCTGGCGGATGGCGTCCAAGTCGTCGCCTTGCATCTCCTCGATGATGACGGGATCGGGCGATACCGGGATGTCGGGAACGGGATCGGATGGCTCGGGGGTTTGATGACTTTTGGAAGGGTTCCGTTTGTCATCAAGAATCTTTTTGACGCCCGTCTGGTGCATCCCAACGCTTGCCGCAATCTCCCGTTGCGTCTTGCCCTCATCGGCGAGTTTCTGAATCGTCGCGTCCCGTTCGACCTTGGCTTGCTCCCTAGCCTCGCGGGTCAGGTCAGATGCCCAGCGCGTTGAGCAATTCAGCAGCGCGGCGACGGCTCCCGTATCGTCAGCCTGACAGAATCCCTCGGCAATGGCGGTGCTGTAAGCCTTGCTCATGTCGCCCTGAGTGCGGCGACGGCCATGCTTGGCGTTGGCGCCGATGGCAAAGCGAAGCGCATCGACCTTGCCACCGTCATGCTTGATGACGGGGACGGATTCCAGCCCAGCCGCCTTGCACGCCTCCAGACGATGGAATCCATCGGCGAGCACATGGACGCCATCGGCGGCGAAGACGGTTACGGGCGCTCTGGCGATCCATTCGCCAATATCGCGGCCATACTCGGCGACCAGCGCATCATCCATCCCCTCGCGCTGCTGAATATCCTGGTCAACGCTGATCGATGAAATCGGCAGGTTCGTCAGAGACGCCGATCCCGGCAAGATTGTCTCGCCGATGTCGGGCTTGATCTGGATACCGCGCGAGGTGCGTTTGAGGGCTTGCGCCCTCGTTCCTTGAGGGCTGGTCATTACACGACACCTCCGCAAATGACGCTCAGGCTCGGGCGTAGTGGGATCACGATGTCGGACATCAGATAGCGGTTGATGTCGCAGACCTGCCCCGTATCGCTGATGACGCAATAGGCGTCGATCATGCCGTCGCCAAGATCAACTCCGATAATCGTTAGAGTGTCGCGTAATCCGACGTTCCAATTTTCGATCTTGCGTGGATCGTCTCCGAGTGCTGACACAGCAGCGCGGACCATTGTGTTCGATGCAGCAAAATCGTCCGGGTCTTCCAATCGACAAGCGACGATCAGCGCCGGGTCAATGTGGGGGAGGGTGTTCATTACGCGACCCCTCCATCATTCGGCGCCCACTCCACAGCAGCCAGCATTGCGCGAGCCAGGTTACGCGGCAGCGGCAACTCGGGACGAAGGTTTACGATATTGCGGGCGATCCTGACAACGGCATCGCGCTCGTCATCTGTGAGCGGCTCAGCGTCCGGGTTGGGGGCAGGATCGGCGATCTCGACCGCGCGAGTGATGGACTCGATTAGCCCGCACGCCGATTGCAGCGTGTAGATGGCGCAGTGAATCGCGCTGGCATCGCTGGTCGGCTCCAGATTGGACGCGGCATTGATAAGCGTCTCAATCGCCGATGCGGTCATGGCCGCAGCTTCATTGAGCGCGAAAGACGCCGGGATACCGGCATTGACGCTGAAAAAATTGGCGTCAATGCCAAGGACGGGGATTTCAGCAAAACGGGTGTTGGTGGTTTTCACGATGTTGATACCTTTGTCTGAATGACTTGGTACCAACTGAGATAGGCGGGCGGATGGGCACAAAGACCCATGACGACAGGCGAAACTATCCCCTGTGAGGGATGTTCGGATATACTGATCCTGCCGGTGCAAGCCGATTCCAGTCGGTAATTGCTTTGCCGCTAGGTGGTTTGAACACCTAGCGGACGGTCACACTCTAAACGCCTTTCGTCCTGCTTTGCAATGCCGTCTCGGGGGCGCGATCCCCGGACGGCTTTTTCGTTTGCGGTCCAGCGCCGGACGGCTTTCGCCTGACGCTGGTCGCGGATCTGTCTGGATCTGGTGGACATTACGCGGCCACCTGACCATTGATCGACTCGCCAGATAGCACGCGATCTGGGCCATCGGCGGGCCAGAGTAGGCGGCCATTCGGGGATTTCTGTGGGCGGACGCCGTAATAACTTCCTGTGCGGCAGAGGCGGACTCGAACACTTTGCGCCTTGACGCCAAGGCGGGTAGCAAAGGCGTCAGTGACGAGCGGCGGGGTGGTCTTTGGTGTGGCCTGGAACATTCATGCTCTCCATCGGTTGATGATGGAAAGCAATGTATTCGTTCGTGTTATCGGAAGTCATGGTAATGCCAAATTTACCATTTTGCCGGCGTCTTCTTTAAGGCCGCGCTGATTTTCTTCCGTAGATCGCTGTCGCTCCTGGTGGTGTACCCGTGTTTTCGCAGATGGCCCACAATACCAGTATCTCCGGTCGCGATGCTCGTTCCGGTTAAAGGCTCGCGGTCCGACCCTTTCAGCGTTTCCGGCAGGCAGTCCGCCAGTGCCCGCGCCAACGCACCAATAACCTCCAAATAACCCGCCTTGCTCCTGTCTGTAATTTCCCGGTCCTGGCCTGGCTGGTCGTCGTCGCCTGCGTTCGCCGTCGTTTCACCCTCGCGCGTTATCGGCAGGCCCTTTAACCAGATCGGCGCAATATTAAAATCCCGCATTGCGGCGAGATAGGAGCCCGGTTGATTGCTGTCGCCCGCGATCCCTCGCAGCTTCCCGATTAGCATCTCGGCCTGATGACGAATGCGAGCCTCCTTCCCGGAGTCCAGGCTCCAACAAGGCGTTGTTCGGTCAGGGTCGATGTCCAGGGCCAGCCAGCCAGCCAGCTTGTTCCGCCGTCCATTGCTTAAGCCTGAGCCAAACTTCCATTGGTGGCGGCGCTCGATCACCGTCCATAAGCCTCGCGACAACTGCCGGGATTTCATGGGGTAGCGTAGGCTCCATGACGCGCGGCGGAGGATCGGGTCGGTATGCGCCAAGTCCGTAGAGCGCGTCCCGAAGCGGATCGCCTGAACTGCTAAAATTCCTATCAGCCATTTCTGTATCTCCGTGATAGATCGGTTGTGGTCAGGGCCTCGAAACGGGTGGTGCCGTCTCGGGGCCTGTTGTTGTCTGGGTTCAGTGGTCGCGGTAGACCTCGCGCCGGTGGCCGACCTTGACGACGAGGATCAGCAGGCGCTCATCCTGAATCTGGTAGACGGCTCGGTAGTCGCCGCCCCGCACGCGATACAGACCGTCTTCGCCGGACAGCTTGACCACGCCAGCGGGGCGGGGATCGCGGGTCAGTTGTTCGATGACGGCACCAAGACGCTGTTGAACAGGTCGCGGCAGCTTGTCGAACTGGCGCTTGGATGCCTTGGTGAAGGTGACGCTATAGGCCATGTTCGGCTTTCACGTCTTCCCACGGAATCAGGTCTTCATCGCCGCGCGCGATCTGCGCCAGCGCCGCGCGGGCGTCCTCCAGGTCTTCCGTGTCCTCCAAATACTCCATCAGCGCCGCGTACTCGGCGAAGGGCAGCAGAACCGATGTCGGTTTGCCGTCCGGGTCGGTGAGAAATTGCGGGTGTAACTCTGGCATGTCGGCGACTCCGGCTAAGGGTTTAGATCAACTTCGCGACTTTCATCAGGGCGAATTTCAGGGTATCGAAAGTGATGGCGGTCATGGTCTGCGCCTCGGTGCTGGTGTGATCTACAGTCTATGACAGTGCTCTACTTCACGCGCCGGATCGGTTGACCGGCTTGCGCTTCCAGTGGCTGATAGATCCCTGCCTGCTCCAGAATCCAGCCCTCCAACTTGGTGTGCCACTGGCGCAGTAGATCCAGCGGGCGGCGACGGTAATGCTTCTCGGCGGTGGCGCTGGGTTTGTGGCCCTGGATCTGCGCCACGATCCCGACCGGCATCTCGACCCACTCGGACAGCGTACCGAATGAGCGACGAAGGCCGTGCAGGGTGAGCGGCGGGAGGGCGGCGGTTGCCAATGCGCGGTTGTGCGGGATACGTGGCTCTTGCAGGTGTCCGGCGGCGGCGGATGGGCTACTGAAGACCCATTCATTTCGGCGGGGTAGACCGGCCAGTAGGGACGCGACATAGGGCGTCATCGGAATGGTTCGCTCGCCGTCTACCTTGTCTCGAATGGTCAGACTGCCCCACTGAAAATCGACGTTGGCCCACGTCAAGGTGGTGATCTCGTTGCGGCGCGCGCCCGTCAGCAGCAGCGTTTGCAGATAGGCCGAGATGACGGGGTTGCCGACTTGGCGAACGGCCGCGAACCATGCGCGTAACTGCTCTTTCTGGAGCACGTCATCCTTGGCGCTCTTGCTGGGCAGTGCGTCGCGCACCGAGCGCCCGGCGAAGGCGTCAGGATGGATCATGCCACGGTACTCTGACCGCTCCTCGCACCAGACCGCGAAGGTCTTGAAGAGGCCGAAGGCAAGGAGAGCTTGGGTTGATCGAGTCGCCGATTCCGCGATCAGCCAGGCGGTTATCTGCTCGGGCGTGATCTCGGCGAAGCGTCGCGCCAGCAGCGGCGCCAGCGGTCCCGGTACGCTCAGGCCAGCCCCGCGTTTCTTCGGTTCGCCTCCCGGTTGTGCCAGATTCAGGTGGTCGCGGTAATGGCGCTCTCCCCAATGGGGGCGGCGGTCTTCGATGTAGACCTTCCAGCCATCGGCGACGAGGAGCGCCTGTCTGATCGCGGTGCTCTCCTCGGCTTGCGCCTGTCGCATGGTCTCCGCCTTCTTTGTCGCGACTGCGGCTATCTGGTCGGCCTTCTGATCGCGCGGGTCAATGCCTTGGTCAATCAGGGTTTGCAGTCGGCGTGCTTCGCTGCGCGCCTTATCGATGTCCAGCACGCGCACGTCGCCAATCGTGATCCGCATCCGTCGCCCTTCAAGGCGTCCCTCGAAAATAAATGCCTTGCTCCCGGCGGTGACGCGCACACCTAGCCCCGGAGCATCAACGTCCCATAGAAAAACCTGTGCGCCTTTTTTTGCAGACTCAATCTCGCGGATTCGCCCAGCCGTCAATCGTGATGTTGCCATACCCGAAGGTCGCCATGTAGCCACTATGTAGCCAGATTATGCAACGCAGGCTAACGTCAATCAACCTTCGGGTGATTCGGCTACATTGGCAAAATGTTGATTTTAATGATTTTCGCCATTTCGTGAAACACCGATAAACGTCAATAAACGCGCTGTTTTTCGGGCTCATAACCCGAAGGTCGTAGGTTCAAATCCTGCCCCCGCTACCATATTAAAAAGGGCTTACGGTTTATTGCCGTAGGCCATTTTTATTTGCCTCAGCGCCATATAAGCACTGGTGTAAGCAAATTTTAGAAACACTTAGCTCGCGTCCGTTAGCAACTTTACTATTCGGCCAGATTCGTATCGAGCCCCGCAGGTCTTGCTCACGCAGGCGGTGCAAGACGGTCAGGGTGTGCTCGGTGTTGGCGCGCTGGAAGTCCCAGATCGCCACCTGCCCCGCGTTTTAGAGATAGACCCCATAGAAACCCACGCCGTTTCACGACTGACTTGGCGTTGAAAGCGGGTTTTGATTCAGGCGGCCAAGCGCTTGAGGGTCCAACGGGACGGTGCAATGTGCTGCGTAAGCGCTTCACTCGGCACGATCCGCCCCGTCTGGGGATCGCGCTGCACGGAGGGGGCGGCGGAGGCGACACTGTCACGAATCAGGTCGTCCAGTGTCCACTCCGTCACCGCGTCAAAAAAGGTGGAACCCCACTCGTGTGCTCGAATACCAACGCTTGTGGACCGGCCTCATTGTTAACGATGCGCCCAACGGATCAGTGTTTGCAGGTCGACTCCCTTCGACTTCGCTCAGGACAGGCTTGTCGAATGGGATGACCGGAAAATCGCGCTCCGGGGCCAATATTGCATCCGCTCAGGACAGACCCTTCGATGGGCTTTTGGCTCATCGCGAATAGATGCAACCTGAGTATGAAATTTACGAACAATCATCTTAAATCCCCACTTTCAGCTTCTGACCAGCTTGAATGTTGTTGTCGTTCGAACTCATTTTGTTGAGGCGGCGCAGTTCGGCGACAGACAGGCCGTTCAGCAGTGCCACCCGGTAGAGAGTTTCCTGCGGTTTCACGACGTGATAGCGGACCTTGTTGGCTGCACGCGTCTCTGGCGTTGGTTTTGGCTTATTCGCGGCTGTCCGTGTATCTGGTTTCGGCTTGTTGGCCGCGACCCGAGGTTCTGGCGCCGGTTTCTTCCCACTTGACGCCGTACGTATCGCTGGCGTCGGTCTCGCTGTGGAGGGAGATGTTTTGGCCATCGCAACGGCGGTTTGAGATTTTTCCTGCTTCGGCGCCACCTTAGGCTCGCGCGCCAGCATGATGGGAACCGAAACAGGCGGAGGCTGGCTTGCAACGCGCTTCATGGAGCCTTGCGGTAGCCAGACGGTGCTGCCGGCTGGCAGGGAGGCTCTTCCATCGCGGACCGCGCCACGCCAATGCAGGTTCAGATCCGCAAGGCGGCTGGCGGACGCCCCGTAGTGCCGCGCCACATGCTCGGCTGGCATGCTGTGATGCAGAACCAGACGGTCATAGGCCCAAGGCGCTTCATAGTTCACGCCTTCGGGGAAGTAACGTTTGGCGTTACTGGCCACTTCGCGGGCGGCGATGAACTCGGCATAGTAGTTCCGCGAGGCAAAGCCGAATGCTTTGCCGTCATAGTGTTCGACAATGCGACCGATATCGTTGCCGTGTTGCGACCTGGCCTTCGCCATGCCGCCCTGGCCGTGATTGTAGGAGGTGATGGCGAGCGGCCAGCTACCCAGTCTGCGATGCGCCTGCGACAGATAACGCGCGGCGCCGTCAGCGGACAGGATGGGGTCGTAGCGCTCGTCGACGTGATCGTTGACCGTCATGAAGCTGCGCCCGGTGGCGGGCATGAACTGCCACACGCCGCAAGCGCCCGCGCTGGATTTGGCATTGGTTTGATAGGAGGATTCCACATGCGGGATATAGGCCAGATCCTCGGGCAGGCCGTGGCTTTTCATGATCTCGCGAAAGGCGGGTTCGTAACGGCCGCTGATCTCGACGCTCCGCCGAAAACGCTCGCGCAGACCGCGCTGGGCGCGCAGCCGATCCGAGGCTCCGTAGAGCGCGGCAACACCGCCGTCCTTCTCGAATTTGGCGAGCAATTCCTTGTCGCCAGGAGTCAGGGTTTGGCCCGTGCGGATCCGTTCCTCAAGCATCTTGAGCCGGCTGGCGTGATAGCCTGTGCGCGAATCCAGCCAGGCTTTTTGGGAGGCGCTGTAACCCGCCTGGATCGGTCCGGGGATCCTGCTGACTTCGTAGATCACGCCCAGGTGTTCGTCATCGTGGATCGCGACCTCGCCCCGGCTCCAGATGCCGTAGACGTGGCGCCAGAAGTCCACGTTGTCCTGGATTTCCGGCGGGACCGGGAAGGTTGACGAGCCGCCCGGATCGCGCTGAATCTGAACGGTGTCTTGCCCACCACTGTCGCGTTCGCCACCAGAGCCAGCGCAGCCGTTCAGAATGATCAGGACCAGAAGCGAGAGAGGGAATACCCAGGCATAACGGGCATGAATGGATTCAGGACGCATGTTCGCGGCTCCTCTTGAGGTATCAAGACCCGTTATCGGGCCCCTCATAAACAGCATGAAGTATCGTTCACAATGCCACGTTTGGCAATGTGAATTCAAAATCAGCCGCGTCAAATCATGCGCCCAGTGGGAAGATCCCGACGGACTCCAGCAAGCGGATTAGGCGGATCATCGGCAGTCCGATCAGCGCGTTGGGATCCTCGCCTTCCAGTCGCTCGAACAAGGCGATCCCAAGCCCCTCCGATTTGAAACTGCCCGCGCAGTCGTAGGGCTGTTCACGGTCCAGATAGCCCTCGATCCGCTGCCGCCCGAGAGGGCGGAAATGCACTCGGAAGGGTTCGACCAGTGTTTGCGCCTGACCGCTGCGGGCATCCAGCAGACAGAGACCGGTTTGAAAGAGAACGGTCCGTCCCGAGGCGCGCTCCAGTTGCGCGATCGCCGCGTCGCGGCCGAGCGGTTTGCCCAGGACCGCGTCGTCGAGACAGGCGACCTGATCCGAGCCGATGATGAACGCATCCGGATGCGCCGAGGCGACCGCGCGCGCCTTGGCCTCGGCCAAGCGCAGAACCAGCACCTGAGGCGGTTCGTCCGGTCGGCGCCGCTCATCCACATCCGGTGAGGCCGTGCGAAAGGTCAGGCCCAGCCGTGTGAGCAGCGCGCGGCGATAAGGGGAGGTCGAGGCTAGCACCAGCGGCGGTTGAGTGGTGTGCATTCAGTCACCTTCCCGCGCGAGCGTGACCAGGAGTTCCGCGTCGGGATCTTCGTCGAGTCGGACAGTCACGACCATGGGCGCGCAACAGACCTGACAATCTTCCACATAGCTTTGGTTGCCAGGGCTGATGTCGACGTCGATGTCGATTGGCGCGGCGCACCAGGGACAGTCGAGTCGAAGGGTTTCGATTGGATTCATGATCGCATCCGGACCTGTTCTTTTCCGCCGCGCCAAATTGGGCTGCATCAATCCGCTGGCTTTTCGTGATGCCCGCCGAACTGATAGCGCATCGCGGACAGGATCTGATTGGCGAAATCGCCTTCGCCGCGGGAACTGAAACGCTCGTAGAGCGCGGTGGTGAGCAAGGGGGCGGGGGTTCCGGTTTCGATCGCCGCGAGACAGGTCCAGCGACCCTCGCCGGAGTCCGAGACGCGCCCGCTGAATCCTTTCAGTTCGGGATCCTCCGCCAGGGCGTTAGCGGTCAGGTCGAGCAGCCAGGAGGCGACCACGCTGCCGCGGCGCCAGACCTCGGTGACCTCGGCGAGATCGAGGTCGTATTGGTAGTGTTCCGGATGGCTGAGCGGAGCGGTTTCGGCGTCGGTCGCGCGATCCTGTCGACCGGCCCCGGCATGCTTGAGGAGATTGAGACCTTCCGCATAGGCGCCCATGAGGGCGTATTCGATGCCATTGTGGACCATCTTGACGAAGTGTCCGGCCCCATTGGGTCCGCAGTGGAGATAGCCCATCTCCGAGCGGCTGACCGGTCCGGAGCGGCCCGCGGTGCGCTCGATGCTGTCGGCGCCGGGTGCCAGGGAGGCGAAGATGGGATCGAGCCGCTCGACGACCTGAGTTTCGCCGCCGATCATCAGGCAGTAGCCGCGCTCCAGCCCCCAGACGCCGCCGCTGGTGCCGCAGTCGACGTAGTGGATGCCCTCCAGCGCGAGGCGCTCGGCGCGGACCAGATCCTCGCGATAATGGGAGTTGCCGCCATCGATCAGGGTGTCGCCGGGCGACAGATGAGGTAGCAGTCCCTCGATGACGGAATCCACGGCACCGGCGGGAATCATGATCCAGAGATGGCGTGGCGTTTCCAGCTTGGCGCAGAAATCCGCCAGGTCCGACGCGCCGATGGCGCCTTCCGCGACCAATCCCGCCATGGAGTCGGGATTGCGGGCGTAGACGATGCACTGGTGACCGGCACGTAACAACCGCAACACCATGTTCGATCCCATCCGGCCAAGGCCGATCATTCCGATTTGCATAACCCTGTCGCTCCTGAAATGTGGATGAACCTGAAGCAAGCATGAATTCCGCCTGCCTGCCATCGGAGACGGTTTAAGCACGATCCCGTGCTTCGAGCACGATAACGGAACGCGATCCGAGTGTGATGCGGCCAGTCGGCAGCGGGCGCTGATCGTCCGGCGCGACGACGCTCGGTTCGCATGCGGTATCGACGGCTAGGCACCAGCGCAAACCCTTGATGGATGGCAGCGCGAATTCCAGCGCCGCCAGTCCCATGTTCATCATGATGTGCAACGGTGGTTCGTCCGCGTCGATCCCCGCCAGGGTGAAGGCCAGCGCGCGGTTGTCGGGGTCGTCCCAGTTCGGCGTTTCGAGTCCGACACCATGCCAGGTAATGTCAGGCAGGGTCTGCCTGTTGGCCGGTTTGCCGGTCAGGAAACGGTTGCGGGTCAGGGTCGGATGACGTCGGCGCAGGGCGATCATGGCGCGCACGAAATCCAGCATGTCGCGGTTGGTCTCCACCAGTTCCCAATCCGACCAGGACAGTTCGTTGTTCTGGCAGTAGCTGTTGTTGTTGCCCAGCTTGCTGCGCATCACTTCGTCGCCGGAGAGCAGCATGGGGACGCCCTGACTCAGCATCAGGAGACTGACGAAATTGCGTGCCTGGCGCTGGCGCAGGGTCAGGATCGCGGGATCGTCGGTCGGTCCCTCTTGGCCGCAGTTCCAACTGATATTGTGGTCACTGCCGTCGCGATTGTCCTCGCCGTTGGCGGCATTGTGTTTTTCGTCATAACTCACCAGATCGTGAAGGGTGAAGCCAT is part of the Thiocystis violascens DSM 198 genome and encodes:
- a CDS encoding ParB/RepB/Spo0J family partition protein, yielding MTSPQGTRAQALKRTSRGIQIKPDIGETILPGSASLTNLPISSISVDQDIQQREGMDDALVAEYGRDIGEWIARAPVTVFAADGVHVLADGFHRLEACKAAGLESVPVIKHDGGKVDALRFAIGANAKHGRRRTQGDMSKAYSTAIAEGFCQADDTGAVAALLNCSTRWASDLTREAREQAKVERDATIQKLADEGKTQREIAASVGMHQTGVKKILDDKRNPSKSHQTPEPSDPVPDIPVSPDPVIIEEMQGDDLDAIRQTTAKLKADQAPPAPAAKGPTAKDAMHAAHQVTGSIGILYRVDSALLASDAKTLISELRKALERYTARFPETMEGNGHA
- a CDS encoding type II toxin-antitoxin system RelE family toxin yields the protein MAYSVTFTKASKRQFDKLPRPVQQRLGAVIEQLTRDPRPAGVVKLSGEDGLYRVRGGDYRAVYQIQDERLLILVVKVGHRREVYRDH
- a CDS encoding tyrosine-type recombinase/integrase; protein product: MATSRLTAGRIREIESAKKGAQVFLWDVDAPGLGVRVTAGSKAFIFEGRLEGRRMRITIGDVRVLDIDKARSEARRLQTLIDQGIDPRDQKADQIAAVATKKAETMRQAQAEESTAIRQALLVADGWKVYIEDRRPHWGERHYRDHLNLAQPGGEPKKRGAGLSVPGPLAPLLARRFAEITPEQITAWLIAESATRSTQALLAFGLFKTFAVWCEERSEYRGMIHPDAFAGRSVRDALPSKSAKDDVLQKEQLRAWFAAVRQVGNPVISAYLQTLLLTGARRNEITTLTWANVDFQWGSLTIRDKVDGERTIPMTPYVASLLAGLPRRNEWVFSSPSAAAGHLQEPRIPHNRALATAALPPLTLHGLRRSFGTLSEWVEMPVGIVAQIQGHKPSATAEKHYRRRPLDLLRQWHTKLEGWILEQAGIYQPLEAQAGQPIRRVK
- a CDS encoding lytic transglycosylase domain-containing protein; this translates as MRPESIHARYAWVFPLSLLVLIILNGCAGSGGERDSGGQDTVQIQRDPGGSSTFPVPPEIQDNVDFWRHVYGIWSRGEVAIHDDEHLGVIYEVSRIPGPIQAGYSASQKAWLDSRTGYHASRLKMLEERIRTGQTLTPGDKELLAKFEKDGGVAALYGASDRLRAQRGLRERFRRSVEISGRYEPAFREIMKSHGLPEDLAYIPHVESSYQTNAKSSAGACGVWQFMPATGRSFMTVNDHVDERYDPILSADGAARYLSQAHRRLGSWPLAITSYNHGQGGMAKARSQHGNDIGRIVEHYDGKAFGFASRNYYAEFIAAREVASNAKRYFPEGVNYEAPWAYDRLVLHHSMPAEHVARHYGASASRLADLNLHWRGAVRDGRASLPAGSTVWLPQGSMKRVASQPPPVSVPIMLAREPKVAPKQEKSQTAVAMAKTSPSTARPTPAIRTASSGKKPAPEPRVAANKPKPDTRTAANKPKPTPETRAANKVRYHVVKPQETLYRVALLNGLSVAELRRLNKMSSNDNNIQAGQKLKVGI
- a CDS encoding Maf family protein; this translates as MHTTQPPLVLASTSPYRRALLTRLGLTFRTASPDVDERRRPDEPPQVLVLRLAEAKARAVASAHPDAFIIGSDQVACLDDAVLGKPLGRDAAIAQLERASGRTVLFQTGLCLLDARSGQAQTLVEPFRVHFRPLGRQRIEGYLDREQPYDCAGSFKSEGLGIALFERLEGEDPNALIGLPMIRLIRLLESVGIFPLGA
- a CDS encoding CPXCG motif-containing cysteine-rich protein, which translates into the protein MNPIETLRLDCPWCAAPIDIDVDISPGNQSYVEDCQVCCAPMVVTVRLDEDPDAELLVTLAREGD
- the gnd gene encoding phosphogluconate dehydrogenase (NAD(+)-dependent, decarboxylating): MQIGMIGLGRMGSNMVLRLLRAGHQCIVYARNPDSMAGLVAEGAIGASDLADFCAKLETPRHLWIMIPAGAVDSVIEGLLPHLSPGDTLIDGGNSHYREDLVRAERLALEGIHYVDCGTSGGVWGLERGYCLMIGGETQVVERLDPIFASLAPGADSIERTAGRSGPVSRSEMGYLHCGPNGAGHFVKMVHNGIEYALMGAYAEGLNLLKHAGAGRQDRATDAETAPLSHPEHYQYDLDLAEVTEVWRRGSVVASWLLDLTANALAEDPELKGFSGRVSDSGEGRWTCLAAIETGTPAPLLTTALYERFSSRGEGDFANQILSAMRYQFGGHHEKPAD